Proteins from one Panicum virgatum strain AP13 chromosome 7K, P.virgatum_v5, whole genome shotgun sequence genomic window:
- the LOC120640067 gene encoding protein FLOWERING LOCUS T-like: MAASDSLVTARVIGDVLDPFNTSADLMVLFNGDPIISGMELRSAAVSNRPTVEIGGDDYGVAYTMVMVDPDAPNPSNPTLREYLHWMVTDIPASTDNTYGRELACYEPPSPETGIHRMVLMLFRQLGRETVFAPSRRHNFNTRGFVRRYNLGAPVAAMYFNCQRQSGSGGPRFTGAYDTSRRRAAG; encoded by the exons ATGGCAGCTAGCGATTCCTTGGTTACAGCTCGTGTCATAGGAGATGTCTTGGACCCCTTTAACACCAGTGCTGATCTGATGGTCCTATTTAATGGTGATCCTATTATCAGTGGCATGGAGTTGCGCTCTGCGGCGGTGTCCAATAGGCCGACGGTCGAGATTGGAGGAGATGACTATGGCGTTGCATATACCATG GTGATGGTCGATCCCGATGCTCCTAACCCAAGCAACCCAACGTTGAGGGAGTACCTGCACTG GATGGTGACTGACATACCAGCATCAACTGACAATACATACG GCCGTGAGCTGGCATGCTACGAGCCCCCTTCCCCGGAGACGGGCATCCACCGCATGGTGCTGATGCTGTTCCGGCAGCTCGGGCGGGAGACGGTGTTCGCGCCGTCGAGGCGCCACAACTTCAACACCCGTGGCTTCGTCCGCCGCTACAACCTCGGCGCGCCCGTCGCCGCCATGTACTTCAACTGCCAGCGCCagtccggctccggcggccccAGGTTCACCGGGGCTTACGacaccagccgccgccgtgccgccggctGA